One genomic window of Corynebacterium massiliense DSM 45435 includes the following:
- the otsB gene encoding trehalose-phosphatase codes for MTAQPEPLSYSLDETSATAAESHTVTSRLAAAEHLFVVTDFDGTLAGFASDIYAVQPNQRSLQALETLARLPQTTVAALSGRHLEGLRRVFPLGDPVILGGSHGAETLGEDSGLDATKIAELRRVGAELEALAREYPHTQFEDKPFQCVFNVLGLAEQDPAAALSALDRTRAIDPGVLTAQEGKNIIEFSATTATKGTWIRKERARLERVTGGARITTVFVGDDTTDEQGFEVLNQPPDAGVKVGAGHTAATVRVADIEGVADFFSALAKARRSQTP; via the coding sequence ATGACTGCCCAGCCAGAACCCCTGTCCTACAGCCTCGATGAGACTAGCGCCACCGCGGCGGAAAGCCACACGGTAACGAGCCGCTTGGCGGCCGCGGAGCACCTGTTCGTGGTCACCGACTTCGACGGCACCCTGGCCGGTTTCGCCAGCGATATCTACGCCGTCCAGCCGAATCAGCGCTCGCTGCAGGCCTTGGAAACACTTGCGCGCCTGCCGCAGACCACCGTGGCGGCACTCTCCGGGCGGCACCTGGAGGGCCTGCGCCGTGTCTTCCCGCTGGGCGATCCGGTCATCCTGGGCGGCTCGCACGGCGCGGAGACCTTAGGCGAAGACTCTGGCCTGGACGCCACCAAGATCGCCGAGCTGCGCCGCGTCGGCGCCGAACTCGAGGCTCTGGCCCGCGAATATCCTCACACGCAATTCGAGGACAAGCCGTTCCAGTGCGTCTTCAACGTCCTGGGGTTGGCCGAGCAGGATCCCGCGGCGGCGCTCAGCGCCCTGGATCGCACTCGCGCTATCGATCCCGGCGTGCTCACCGCGCAGGAGGGCAAGAACATCATCGAGTTTTCCGCCACCACCGCGACGAAGGGAACCTGGATCCGCAAAGAACGCGCCCGCCTCGAGCGCGTGACCGGCGGCGCGCGCATCACCACCGTGTTCGTAGGCGATGACACGACCGACGAGCAAGGATTCGAGGTACTCAACCAGCCGCCGGACGCTGGCGTGAAGGTCGGCGCTGGGCACACCGCCGCAACGGTGCGGGTGGCCGATATCGAGGGCGTCGCCGACTTTTTTAGCGCACTGGCTAAGGCGCGACGCTCTCAGACCCCTTAG
- a CDS encoding metal ABC transporter solute-binding protein, Zn/Mn family: MHDTLTSSVPTSLRRALGLGLCAAAAAATAACSAPGDSAGKDSQTVDVVASTPIWADIAKLVGDTAEGGITVDASSVVEGNGVDPHHFEPSAADIAKAHRADLVVAGGGGYDAWLYEPLSDQDSVAHALPLVAHGDLGVDHSHDEPGDITPIDGNEHVWYAADAINKVAEDIADYINSEHPEAHASAQPVLDKTQELEGRITKLGEKRYAQTEPIADYLLDPSPMEDVTPAGFRKATLGHGEPAAADLARFLEAIDNHELDVLIYNPQTETDMTARIRTAAEKANIPIVEIGETPPDGTDFFAYYDSVVHNLEEAAR, from the coding sequence ATGCACGATACTCTTACCTCTTCTGTGCCCACATCCCTCCGCCGCGCGCTGGGCCTCGGCCTCTGCGCCGCCGCGGCCGCGGCGACCGCTGCCTGCAGTGCGCCCGGCGATTCCGCGGGGAAGGACTCGCAGACCGTCGACGTGGTGGCCTCCACGCCGATTTGGGCCGACATCGCCAAGCTGGTGGGTGACACCGCCGAGGGTGGCATCACCGTCGACGCCAGCTCCGTGGTGGAAGGCAACGGCGTGGACCCGCACCACTTCGAGCCGAGCGCGGCCGACATCGCCAAGGCGCACCGCGCCGACCTGGTCGTCGCCGGCGGCGGTGGCTACGACGCCTGGCTGTACGAGCCCCTCTCGGACCAGGACTCGGTGGCACACGCCCTCCCGCTGGTCGCCCACGGCGACCTGGGCGTCGACCACAGCCACGACGAGCCAGGCGACATCACCCCCATCGACGGCAACGAGCACGTCTGGTACGCCGCCGACGCCATCAACAAGGTCGCAGAGGACATCGCCGACTACATCAACTCCGAGCACCCCGAGGCCCACGCCAGCGCGCAGCCGGTGCTGGATAAGACGCAGGAGCTGGAGGGGCGCATCACCAAGCTGGGCGAGAAACGCTACGCCCAAACCGAACCCATCGCCGACTACCTGCTCGACCCCTCCCCCATGGAGGACGTCACCCCCGCCGGCTTCCGCAAGGCAACGCTGGGCCACGGTGAGCCCGCGGCGGCGGATCTCGCGCGCTTCCTCGAGGCGATCGACAACCACGAACTCGACGTGCTCATCTACAACCCGCAGACCGAAACGGACATGACCGCGCGCATCCGCACCGCCGCGGAAAAGGCGAACATCCCGATCGTGGAAATCGGCGAAACCCCGCCGGACGGCACCGACTTCTTC